The following proteins are encoded in a genomic region of Helicobacter sp. MIT 21-1697:
- the pseI gene encoding pseudaminic acid synthase encodes MSPSKHIAKSHTPLIIAELSANHNQSLEIAKDSIRAIAQCGADGVKLQTYTPECLTLQSNEPHFCISGGTLWDKRNLYELYKEAQTPWEWHKELFSLAQELGLLIFSSPFSPKGVAFLESLQCPIYKVASFEVMHYELIEAIAKTKKPIIISTGVATHKEIKSALEICHKYGCKDITLLHCISEYPAPLESANLRAMPQLGKTYKTYNIKYGLSDHTLGTLCPIIATSLGASMIEKHFILDSSLGGVDSAFSMNKEEFKLMVEQVRNSALALGQKNPQIPADTMKKRRQFARSIWVSADIQKGEKFTHKNLCVLRPNGGAHPRYLSKILGKRAKKDFRAGQPLLIK; translated from the coding sequence ATGAGCCCATCAAAGCATATTGCCAAATCCCATACTCCTCTTATTATCGCTGAATTGAGTGCAAATCATAATCAAAGCTTAGAAATTGCTAAAGATTCTATTCGCGCGATTGCACAATGTGGTGCTGATGGCGTAAAGCTACAAACCTACACGCCCGAGTGTCTTACGCTGCAATCAAATGAGCCTCATTTTTGTATCAGTGGAGGCACACTCTGGGATAAGCGCAATCTTTATGAACTCTATAAGGAAGCTCAAACGCCTTGGGAATGGCACAAAGAGCTTTTTTCACTCGCACAAGAGTTAGGACTATTGATTTTTAGCTCACCTTTTTCACCCAAAGGTGTCGCATTTTTAGAATCCTTACAATGCCCGATATACAAAGTAGCAAGCTTTGAAGTAATGCACTATGAACTCATAGAAGCCATTGCCAAAACAAAAAAGCCTATCATCATCTCCACAGGTGTAGCCACACACAAAGAGATTAAGAGTGCGCTTGAGATTTGCCATAAATACGGCTGTAAAGACATTACTTTGCTTCATTGCATAAGCGAATATCCTGCCCCATTAGAATCTGCAAATTTACGCGCTATGCCACAACTTGGCAAAACTTACAAAACATATAACATAAAGTATGGATTATCTGATCATACGCTTGGGACACTTTGTCCTATTATTGCTACGAGTTTAGGGGCAAGTATGATTGAGAAGCATTTTATTCTTGATTCTAGTCTTGGTGGGGTAGATAGTGCTTTTAGTATGAATAAAGAAGAGTTTAAACTTATGGTAGAGCAAGTGCGCAATAGTGCCTTAGCATTAGGACAGAAAAACCCACAAATTCCTGCAGATACTATGAAAAAAAGGCGACAATTTGCACGAAGTATTTGGGTAAGTGCAGATATTCAAAAAGGTGAGAAATTCACACATAAAAATCTTTGTGTATTGCGTCCTAATGGTGGAGCGCACCCACGATATTTGAGTAAAATACTTGGCAAGAGGGCAAAAAAGGATTTTAGGGCAGGACAACCATTGCTTATAAAATAA
- the pseH gene encoding UDP-4-amino-4,6-dideoxy-N-acetyl-beta-L-altrosamine N-acetyltransferase: protein MRIDIFCESGSAYGLGHFYRCLKLIALCGRIPQVDSITLHNRGDFVPPALETLLPPLQIHIESKNYEWLSTQPQMLDVAIVDSYEAQEWFYHRLDNQSKALICLDDAFRDVYPPTSYILNPAPNAKEAFPQNEQFWCGEEYLILPFACADSKPQCEHKNTNELKDVFVTFGGVDKDNLVQNFVDSLSTLILTHPHLKQKRFHIILGGGYTHTLHLPQNLQDSSNPLICIYRNLNPYDFLTKAQQCDIAISAGGGTMLELLALKVPCIIIEAASNQHLQITQWAQKGAILQAKNPKDSLTHLIRLVPKDMLSIHNTLNSLSLGSKLPLALYNLINTLAAQDSLIADSHNQTLVTKDFTQLTQEECELVLKMRNHPQIAQWMYSEHISSQAHFDFIEKLKNDTSRRYWLCYEANECIGVGSLTRINLSHKHAFIGIYTNPNCAKAFKGRTILRFLESQAFEHLALHTLHLEVLSHNSKARNFYERMGYVYEGVLRDFIAQKDKGQRRYYDVILMYKERK, encoded by the coding sequence ATGCGTATTGATATATTTTGCGAGAGCGGAAGCGCGTATGGGTTGGGGCATTTTTATCGCTGTTTGAAGCTTATCGCTCTGTGTGGGCGTATTCCTCAAGTGGATTCTATCACTTTGCATAATCGTGGCGATTTTGTCCCTCCTGCGCTTGAGACGCTCTTACCTCCATTGCAAATACACATAGAATCCAAAAATTACGAGTGGCTCTCTACCCAACCTCAAATGCTTGATGTTGCCATTGTGGATAGTTATGAGGCACAAGAGTGGTTTTATCATCGCCTAGATAATCAATCAAAAGCACTCATATGCCTTGATGATGCCTTTAGAGATGTGTATCCACCCACAAGCTATATTCTTAATCCCGCTCCTAATGCCAAAGAGGCATTTCCTCAAAATGAGCAATTTTGGTGCGGCGAGGAATATCTTATTCTCCCTTTTGCCTGTGCAGATTCAAAGCCTCAATGCGAGCATAAAAACACAAATGAATTAAAAGATGTGTTTGTTACCTTTGGCGGCGTGGATAAGGATAATCTTGTGCAAAATTTTGTAGATAGCCTCTCTACGCTAATTTTAACACACCCACATCTGAAGCAAAAGCGTTTTCATATTATCTTAGGTGGTGGATATACGCATACTTTGCACCTACCCCAAAACTTGCAAGACTCATCAAATCCACTCATTTGTATTTATCGCAACTTAAATCCTTATGATTTCCTCACCAAAGCGCAGCAATGTGATATTGCCATAAGCGCAGGTGGTGGCACTATGCTTGAACTTCTCGCACTTAAAGTGCCTTGTATTATTATAGAAGCTGCCTCAAATCAACATCTCCAAATAACGCAATGGGCACAAAAAGGCGCTATCCTCCAAGCCAAAAATCCTAAAGATTCACTCACGCACCTTATTAGGCTTGTGCCAAAAGATATGTTGTCCATTCACAATACCCTTAACTCACTCTCTTTGGGCTCAAAGCTCCCTCTTGCACTGTATAATCTTATCAATACTTTAGCGGCTCAAGATTCGCTCATAGCAGATTCTCATAACCAAACGCTTGTAACAAAAGATTTCACCCAACTCACACAAGAAGAATGCGAACTTGTCCTTAAAATGCGCAATCACCCTCAAATTGCCCAATGGATGTATAGTGAGCATATCTCATCACAAGCGCATTTTGATTTTATAGAAAAACTTAAAAATGACACTTCAAGGCGATATTGGCTTTGTTATGAAGCAAATGAATGTATCGGGGTAGGCTCACTTACTCGTATTAATCTTAGCCATAAACACGCTTTTATAGGTATTTATACCAATCCTAATTGCGCCAAAGCCTTTAAAGGACGCACAATTTTAAGATTCTTAGAATCTCAAGCCTTTGAACACTTAGCACTTCATACTTTGCACCTTGAAGTGCTAAGTCATAACAGCAAAGCTCGCAACTTCTATGAGCGTATGGGCTATGTATATGAGGGCGTGTTGCGCGATTTCATCGCTCAAAAGGACAAAGGTCAAAGACGATATTATGATGTCATATTAATGTATAAGGAGCGAAAATGA
- a CDS encoding TM2 domain-containing protein, translating into MNDKAMMMIATWADKLPDNAALILQERLEKLPEEKLSSLSLIQLKNPVVGLVLGLFLGILGADRFYKGDIVLGIVKLLLCWATLYIWAIVDLVLVWKGIKQDNLNKISNQLMMLGI; encoded by the coding sequence ATGAATGATAAAGCAATGATGATGATTGCTACTTGGGCAGATAAACTCCCAGATAATGCAGCGTTGATTTTACAAGAGCGACTTGAAAAACTCCCAGAAGAAAAGCTCTCTAGCCTTAGTCTTATCCAGCTTAAAAATCCTGTGGTAGGGCTTGTTTTAGGATTATTTCTAGGGATTTTAGGTGCGGATAGATTCTATAAAGGAGATATTGTCTTGGGTATAGTGAAACTTTTGTTGTGTTGGGCAACCCTTTATATTTGGGCGATAGTGGATTTGGTTTTAGTGTGGAAGGGCATTAAGCAAGATAATCTGAATAAGATTTCCAATCAGCTAATGATGCTTGGTATATAA
- the pseF gene encoding pseudaminic acid cytidylyltransferase — protein MKKIALIPARGGSKRIPNKNIKSFCGKPIIAYPISTALESALFDEVIVSTDSMQIAQVAREYGAKVPFMRPKELSDDFTPTAPVAQHAIDVLNLHKEDLLCVIYPTAPLLTQETLALGLNALIENPHKLFAFCAVAYDYNPYRSFCIANDEIEMLFPQHYLTRSQDLAQVYHDAGQFYWGRVEAWRENLPIFAPHSSTIIVPNSQVQDIDTLEDWTLAEMKYKLQYSTRGL, from the coding sequence GTGAAAAAAATCGCCCTTATCCCCGCTCGCGGTGGCAGCAAAAGGATACCAAATAAAAATATCAAATCCTTTTGTGGCAAACCTATCATCGCCTATCCTATTAGCACTGCTTTAGAATCTGCACTTTTTGATGAAGTGATAGTGAGCACAGATTCTATGCAAATCGCACAAGTAGCGCGCGAATATGGAGCAAAAGTGCCTTTTATGCGCCCAAAAGAGCTAAGCGATGATTTCACTCCCACTGCTCCTGTGGCACAACACGCGATAGATGTGTTGAATTTACACAAAGAGGATTTACTCTGCGTGATTTACCCTACTGCGCCTTTGCTCACTCAAGAAACGCTCGCTCTTGGATTGAATGCTTTGATAGAAAATCCGCATAAGCTTTTTGCTTTTTGCGCTGTGGCGTATGATTACAATCCTTATCGGAGCTTTTGTATCGCAAATGATGAGATAGAAATGCTTTTTCCTCAACATTATCTCACGCGCTCACAAGATTTAGCGCAAGTCTATCACGATGCGGGGCAGTTTTATTGGGGGCGTGTGGAGGCGTGGAGAGAGAATCTCCCCATATTTGCACCACACTCAAGCACTATAATCGTGCCAAATAGCCAAGTCCAAGACATTGATACGCTTGAGGATTGGACCCTCGCAGAGATGAAGTATAAGCTACAATATTCTACAAGGGGTTTATAG
- the flgH gene encoding flagellar basal body L-ring protein FlgH — translation MSLLGILILCIAIFPNKSLAFEPSIDFNAPDWVEERESADNDIPELPRAGSLFGSGDKPLFSDRRAMKPDDLITVVISENANANFTTNKNYNGASGGNVTPPSIEYTGNNEEQKQIVSELNDQAAYNLTKANNTSNFQGGGAQTRSEALNATITARIVKVLDNNTYFIHGRREVLVDGEKQILELSGVVRSFDINKDNVVQSKHIANAKIAYTSLGPISDTNHKKPVSDGIESLYPF, via the coding sequence ATGTCTCTCCTTGGTATCTTAATCTTATGTATCGCAATTTTTCCAAACAAAAGCCTTGCCTTTGAACCTAGTATTGATTTTAATGCTCCTGATTGGGTAGAAGAGCGAGAATCTGCAGATAATGACATACCTGAATTGCCACGCGCAGGAAGCCTTTTTGGCAGTGGAGATAAGCCTCTTTTTTCTGATAGGCGCGCAATGAAGCCTGATGACCTTATAACCGTTGTCATTTCTGAAAATGCAAATGCAAATTTCACAACAAATAAAAACTATAATGGCGCAAGCGGAGGGAATGTAACACCACCCTCCATAGAATATACAGGCAATAATGAGGAGCAAAAGCAAATCGTCTCTGAACTCAATGACCAAGCCGCTTATAACCTCACTAAGGCAAATAATACTTCTAACTTTCAAGGTGGTGGGGCGCAAACGCGCAGTGAAGCACTCAATGCTACGATTACAGCGAGAATCGTGAAGGTGCTTGATAATAACACCTACTTTATACACGGACGGCGTGAAGTGCTTGTAGATGGCGAAAAGCAAATACTTGAGTTAAGCGGAGTGGTGCGTTCATTTGATATTAACAAAGATAATGTCGTGCAAAGCAAACATATCGCTAATGCCAAAATCGCCTACACTTCGCTCGGACCTATCAGCGATACAAATCATAAAAAACCTGTGAGCGATGGCATAGAATCTTTGTATCCTTTTTAG
- a CDS encoding DMT family transporter, translated as MKQNITQGILAMLISSFLFALMSAEAKILSDAIPPMEVAFFRSFVMILLLLPLLVNKPMKSPKHKSGGWWILMVRAGAGGLSFVALFYNIATISLGTASAFAQSMPLYVVVLSMIFLKEHFNIGVILSTIIGFVGILLICNPSLNDLEMLNILFGIFGALSMAVAFLNLRALKDYFHSWVIVFSTGVAMSVMALLLSWCNVPYFDEKWTMPSGIEWLHIALLGFFGTLGQHYLTKAYMIAPAGIVAPIDYTRLMFSVILGVMLGDALPNLPTSIGIVLIILSGVGVGLPVFLADMRRLRRYRRISSSLNARHDTIRNTEGKSHNKTKDI; from the coding sequence ATGAAGCAAAACATTACCCAAGGCATTTTAGCAATGCTTATTTCATCTTTTCTTTTTGCCCTTATGAGTGCGGAGGCAAAGATTCTCTCAGATGCTATCCCACCTATGGAGGTTGCATTTTTTCGCTCATTTGTGATGATTCTCCTTTTGCTTCCATTGCTTGTGAATAAACCTATGAAGTCCCCAAAACATAAAAGTGGCGGTTGGTGGATTCTTATGGTGCGTGCGGGTGCTGGAGGACTTAGCTTTGTGGCACTTTTTTATAATATTGCTACTATTTCTCTAGGCACAGCGAGCGCTTTTGCCCAAAGTATGCCTTTATATGTCGTAGTGCTTTCAATGATATTTTTAAAAGAGCATTTTAATATAGGTGTGATTCTCTCTACTATTATAGGTTTTGTGGGGATTTTGCTTATATGTAATCCTTCTTTGAATGACTTAGAAATGTTAAATATTCTCTTTGGTATTTTCGGTGCGCTCTCTATGGCAGTTGCATTTTTGAATCTTCGCGCACTCAAGGATTATTTTCATTCGTGGGTAATTGTATTTTCCACAGGAGTAGCGATGAGCGTTATGGCATTGCTCTTAAGCTGGTGTAATGTGCCCTATTTTGATGAAAAATGGACAATGCCTAGTGGGATAGAGTGGCTACATATTGCGTTACTTGGTTTTTTTGGCACTTTGGGACAGCATTATCTCACAAAGGCTTATATGATTGCACCTGCTGGAATTGTTGCTCCTATTGATTATACGCGTTTAATGTTTTCTGTGATTTTAGGTGTAATGTTAGGCGATGCCTTGCCAAATCTCCCCACAAGCATTGGTATCGTGCTTATTATCCTTTCTGGTGTTGGCGTAGGATTGCCCGTGTTTTTAGCAGATATGAGGCGATTAAGAAGATATAGACGTATTTCAAGTTCTCTTAACGCAAGGCACGATACAATCCGCAATACAGAGGGAAAATCTCATAATAAAACGAAGGATATATGA
- the ilvA gene encoding threonine ammonia-lyase, which translates to MKKQIYEKVIKAKQRLENVIIPSPLSYAPMLSVLAQADIYLKKENLQLTGAFKIRGAFNKIASLVEQSAHSQIQGVIAASAGNHAQGVAYAAKHFGIKAVIVMPEATPLLKVSATKALGAEVVLSGDSYDEAYAKALQIAKERHLVFIHPFADEEVIAGQGSIALEMIQECKDLNMVVVPIGGGGLISGIGSVYKQLCPNVRVIGVVASGADAMKRSFESGSIQKIESVRSIADGIAVRDVNEENFALVQECVDEIVSVDDEEIANAILFLIEKQKLVVEGAGAASVASILHKKFALNKQDKVALVLSGGNIDITLLNVIIEKGLLKSNRKMKLEVVLIDKPGSLQGLTNILSKVDANIVQIEYDRTSVMLKYGDALVTMALETKNEEHKALIREQLQHYGYHFNEIN; encoded by the coding sequence ATGAAAAAGCAAATATATGAAAAGGTCATCAAAGCCAAGCAACGTTTAGAAAATGTGATTATCCCCTCACCTTTAAGTTACGCACCTATGCTCTCTGTCTTGGCTCAAGCAGATATTTATCTTAAAAAAGAGAATCTGCAGCTTACAGGGGCGTTTAAGATTCGCGGAGCGTTTAATAAAATCGCTTCTTTGGTTGAGCAATCTGCTCATTCACAAATACAGGGCGTTATCGCTGCAAGCGCTGGGAATCACGCACAGGGTGTTGCCTATGCAGCAAAGCATTTTGGCATAAAAGCTGTGATTGTAATGCCTGAAGCCACTCCTTTGCTTAAGGTAAGCGCGACAAAGGCTCTTGGAGCGGAGGTTGTATTGAGTGGAGATAGTTATGATGAAGCCTATGCCAAAGCTTTGCAAATTGCTAAAGAACGACATTTAGTGTTTATTCACCCTTTTGCTGATGAGGAAGTGATTGCAGGGCAGGGGAGTATCGCGCTTGAAATGATACAAGAATGCAAGGACTTAAATATGGTAGTTGTGCCTATTGGTGGAGGAGGTTTGATTAGCGGTATAGGGAGTGTGTATAAACAGCTCTGCCCAAATGTAAGGGTTATAGGTGTAGTGGCAAGTGGAGCTGATGCGATGAAGCGCTCTTTTGAAAGTGGGAGTATTCAAAAGATAGAATCTGTGCGAAGCATTGCCGATGGTATTGCTGTGCGTGATGTGAATGAGGAAAATTTCGCACTTGTGCAAGAATGTGTTGATGAGATAGTGAGCGTAGATGATGAAGAAATTGCAAATGCTATTTTATTTTTGATTGAAAAGCAAAAACTTGTTGTTGAGGGTGCGGGAGCGGCGAGTGTGGCAAGTATTTTGCATAAAAAGTTTGCGCTCAACAAACAAGATAAAGTCGCGCTTGTGCTTAGCGGAGGAAACATTGATATTACTTTGCTTAATGTTATTATTGAAAAAGGTTTGTTGAAATCTAATCGGAAGATGAAGCTTGAAGTCGTGCTCATAGATAAACCCGGTAGTTTGCAAGGGCTAACAAATATTTTGAGCAAAGTAGATGCAAATATCGTGCAAATTGAATATGATAGGACTTCTGTTATGCTTAAATATGGCGATGCACTTGTAACAATGGCATTAGAGACAAAAAATGAAGAACACAAAGCGCTCATTCGTGAGCAACTTCAACATTATGGCTATCACTTTAATGAAATTAATTAG